GGAAGTCGTAGATCGGCTTGAACCAGTCAGCGGTGACTTCGGAGAACTCCAGCACGCGGGCCTGGCCGCCCACCTTCAGTACGCGGTACATCTCGCGCAGGCCGGCGTCCTTGTCGGTCACGTTGCGCAGGCCGAAGGCGATCGTCACCAGGTCGAAGCTGTTGTCCGGGAACGGCAGGGCTTCAGCGTTGCACTGCACGTAGTCCAGGCCGAGCACCAGGCCACGGTTGGTCAGGCGGTCACGGCCGACCGACAGCATGCCGGCGTTGATGTCGCCCAGCACCACCGAGCCCTCGGCGCCAACGCGCTCCTTCAGCAGGGCGGCGATGTCACCGGTGCCGCCGGCCAGGTCGAGCACGCGGTCACCCGGCTTCACCTGCGCGGTGGCCACGTAGTAACGCTTCCACGCCCGGTGCACGCCCAGGCTCATCAGGTCGTTCATCAGGTCGTAGTTGCGCGCGACCGAGGTGAACACCTGGCCGACCAGCTTCTGCTTGTCCTTGGCGGCGACGTCGCGGAACCCGAAATGGGTGGTACCGGCTTTGTAGGGGGATTCGCTCATGGCCCCGATTATCGCACCGCCGGGGGCCAGCGGCACCCCCTGCCCGTATCATGGCGTGCCACGACTTACCGGAGCCCCGCATGATCACCACGCCCGACTACCAGGCCCTGCTGAAGACCGCCATTGCCGAAGCCCGCCAGGGCCTGGCCGAGGGCGGCGTGCCGATCGGCGCGGCGCTGTACCACAACGACGGCCGCCTGCTCGGCTGCGGCCACAACCGCCGCGTGCAGGAAGGCGACCCGTCCGTGCACGGCGAGACCGACGCGTTTCGCAAGGCCGGCCGCCAGCGCCGTTACCAGGACACCATCATGGTCACCACCCTGGCACCGTGCTGGTACTGCTCGGGCCTGGTGCGCCAGTTCAACATCGGCACCGTGGTGGTGGGCGAATCGCGCACCTTCCAGGGCGGCATCGACTGGTTGCGGGAAAACGGCGTCAACGTGATCGACCTGGACAGCCAGGAATGCGTGGACCTGCTGGGCGGCTTCATTGCGCAGCACCCGGAGATCTGGAATGAAGACATCGGTGAATGATCACCACGCAGTGGCCTGTTGAATCCGTTTAATGAACGCTTCAGTGCCGGCACGCCCTAGTGCCGGCAGCGTTTGCGGCCATTGCCGTGAACCCGTGCACAGTCAGCTGCGCAACGCGCACACGCTGCGATAACACCCTGCCCGGCTGCCGCGCCTAGGGTGGGGGTTACCGGGACTTTCTTTCCCCGGCGGAGCCAGCCATGTGCGCGCACGCCGTACGACCTGCACCAGACTCGATCCTCGACCCGATCCGCGAACGCCTGCAGCGGCAATATGCACTGCACCGGCGCGGCGCCCTGTTCTGGACCGCTTACCAGCGCATGCAACTGGAGCTGGTCCGTCGCCATCCGCACGACCACCAGCGCCTGTGCAACGCGATGGCCACCCTGGCCGAAGATCTCGGTGCCGTCGAGCATGCGCAGTTGATCGGACATGCCAACGCCAGCTCCACATCGCGCTGACGCGGCATGCACCGCCATATACGCCACACTCCGATGAACCCCCACTCCCTTTCCACTCAACCGAACTGGATTGTCATGCACGCTGAAGTCCCCACCATTCCTCCGGTCATCAACGTAGACGCCGAGCTTGACCACTGGCGCCGCCAACATGCCGAAGGCGCACTGCCGCACAACTCGTTCGGCTCGTACGTGCCGTGGATCAAGTTTGCCTGCGATTCGCTGATCACCCAGCCGCGCGCCAGCGAGGCCGAACGTGACGAGATGTTCCAGACCCAGTACGCCCTGCAGATCATGCCGCGACTGAGTGAAGCCCAGGCCCGCGAGTTCGTCGACCGTTGCTGGCAGCACGTCTACCAGAGCAGTCCCGTGCGCAGCCTGCAGGCACCGCGGCTGCAGCGCATGCGCGCCTGACCGCCGCTGCACGGCGCCTGCACGGGCCACTGCCGATCATCCTCGTCACCTGAGTGGGACGACGACGATGAAAGTACGAAATCTGTTCAATACGATCGCCAAGAAGGCCGCGGCCGCCACCGGCTCGCCGTGGACCTTCCTGGCTGCAGTAGCGATCGTGGTGATCTGGGGCATCAGTGGCCCGGTGTTCGGTTTCAACGACACCTGGCAGCTGGTGATCAACACCGGCACCACCATCATCACCTTCCTGATGGTGTTCCTGATCCAGCACACGCAGAACGCAGATACGGCCGCGATGCAGATCAAGCTGGACGAGCTGATCCGGGCGACGGCCGAGGCCAACAACGAACTGTTGGATCTGGAAGAACTGGACGAGGAGCGGCTGGAGGAGATCCGCGCCGAATACGAGCGCATGGCCCGCGAGGCCGGTGACGCGCTGCTGCGCGTGCGTGCCTGCCGCGCGGCTCCGCGCGATGATGAAGCGGTGTAGCGCGACGCTGCATGGCATGGTAATTCCCGATCAGGCCATCTATCCACGCTTGAACGCGCGCTGCACTACCACGAAGAAGAGCGGTACGAAGAGCAGGCCCAGGCTTGTGCCCGCGACCATTCCGCCGAGCACCCCGATACCAATGGCCTGCTTGGCGCCTGAACCCGCCCCCGAGGACACGGCCAGCGGAATCACTCCCATGCCAAAAGCCAGCGAGGTCATGACGATCGGGCGCAAGCGGTCGCGCACGGCGTGCATGATCGCGTTGATCAGGCCTGCCCCGTGCTCCATGTGCTCCTTGGCAAACTCGATGATCAGGATCGCGTTCTTGCTGGTCAGGCCCACCGTGGTCAGCATCGCCACCTGGAAGTAGATGTCGCGTTCCAGGCCATTGACGGTATTGGCCAGCACCGCACCAAGGATGCCCAACGGAGCCGCCAGCAGCACTGCAACCGGTACGATCCAGCTCTCATACATGGCCGCCAGGCAGAGAAACACCATCAACAATGAAAGAACGTAGAGCAGCGGCAACTGGGAGCGGGAATCCCGCTCTTGGCTGGCCGCACCCGTCCATTCAATGCTGAAGCCCGGGTGAAGCAGTGCGACGAGACGCTCGATCTCCCTCATCGCTTCGCCTGACGACGTACCGGGCGCAGGCTGGCCATGGATTTCCATGGCCGCCGTGCCGTTGAAGCGCTCCAAGCGCGGTGACGACTGGATCCAGTGGGTACTGCCCAGCGTATCGAAGGGCACCATGCGGGCCTGGTCATTGCGGACCGCCCACTGGCTGAAATCCTGCGGAAGCCCGCGGCTGGACGCATCGGCCTGCATGATGATCCGCTTGACCCGCCCCCTGTCCAGGAAGTCGGCGACATAGCGGCCGCCCCAACCAGCCCCCAGTTCGTTCCCGATCCGCTCGGCGGTGAGGCCATGCGCCCTGGCCTTCGCATCATCGATGCGCACCTGCAGAGCAGCCACATCCTCCATGCCGTTGGCGCGCATCTGCTGAAGCAATGGGCTCTGTGACGCAGCGGCAAGAAGCGTATCGCGCGCCTGGGCCAGGTGCGAATGTCCCTGCCCGGCATCATCCTTGAGGAAGAAGCCGAACCCGGATGCATTGCCCAGCGCGGGAATCGGGGGCGGCGCCAGCACGTGGAAATCGGCCATTCCCTGCGTTGCCAGGGCCCGG
This genomic window from Stenotrophomonas maltophilia contains:
- the ubiE gene encoding bifunctional demethylmenaquinone methyltransferase/2-methoxy-6-polyprenyl-1,4-benzoquinol methylase UbiE, with translation MSESPYKAGTTHFGFRDVAAKDKQKLVGQVFTSVARNYDLMNDLMSLGVHRAWKRYYVATAQVKPGDRVLDLAGGTGDIAALLKERVGAEGSVVLGDINAGMLSVGRDRLTNRGLVLGLDYVQCNAEALPFPDNSFDLVTIAFGLRNVTDKDAGLREMYRVLKVGGQARVLEFSEVTADWFKPIYDFHSFRILPKLGKLFANDSDSYQYLAESIRKHPPQEELKAMMGQAGFERCHYKNLTGGIVSIHSGYKL
- a CDS encoding nucleoside deaminase; this encodes MITTPDYQALLKTAIAEARQGLAEGGVPIGAALYHNDGRLLGCGHNRRVQEGDPSVHGETDAFRKAGRQRRYQDTIMVTTLAPCWYCSGLVRQFNIGTVVVGESRTFQGGIDWLRENGVNVIDLDSQECVDLLGGFIAQHPEIWNEDIGE
- a CDS encoding low affinity iron permease family protein, with protein sequence MKVRNLFNTIAKKAAAATGSPWTFLAAVAIVVIWGISGPVFGFNDTWQLVINTGTTIITFLMVFLIQHTQNADTAAMQIKLDELIRATAEANNELLDLEELDEERLEEIRAEYERMAREAGDALLRVRACRAAPRDDEAV